Proteins encoded by one window of Chondromyces crocatus:
- a CDS encoding thioredoxin family protein — MLSRALALLPAALLAACAAVPPDPPSSAVTPTAVAAVAVSEPVPVTSPDRPPPIEPIQDDLPLALARAREQGKALFVDAWAPWCHTCLSMRHYVLGDPSLRPLAERLVFTELDTDRPENEAFVERYKMTVWPTFFVLDPADGQVTALWSGAASVSELRTFLEEGSRAVADRTAASLPADHPDRLLVEARRAQAAGDYAAAAAAYARALDRGGPSFSRRSEAIYGRLQSLYRSKDHATCARFGREHLAEIKGAAQPADFTGFLLSCAGALPADAAAEQRLAREAAIARLRALTREPPQGSTPDDRADALGILAGALQDTGDTAGARQAQEARLAILEQAAREAKSPEMAATHDYARALTYLELGRGDEAIAMLTERERQLPTLYEPPARLAQALSKLGRNDEALAAVDRALSRSYGPRRTGYLKLKAQIQGKLGDTRGETATLREEVAAHEALAPALRRDEALADAKRRLAEAEKNAGAKQRPTPKRN; from the coding sequence ATGCTCTCGCGCGCCCTCGCCCTGCTCCCCGCAGCGCTCCTCGCCGCTTGCGCCGCAGTGCCACCCGATCCGCCCTCGTCCGCCGTGACGCCCACGGCGGTGGCGGCGGTGGCCGTCTCCGAGCCGGTCCCCGTCACGTCCCCCGACCGGCCTCCGCCCATCGAGCCCATCCAGGACGATCTCCCCCTCGCGCTCGCCCGCGCTCGCGAGCAAGGCAAGGCGCTCTTCGTCGATGCCTGGGCCCCCTGGTGCCACACCTGCCTGAGCATGCGGCACTACGTGCTCGGCGATCCTTCGCTGCGCCCCCTCGCCGAACGGCTCGTGTTCACCGAACTCGACACCGATCGCCCCGAAAACGAAGCCTTCGTCGAGCGGTACAAGATGACCGTATGGCCCACTTTCTTCGTGCTCGACCCCGCCGACGGACAGGTCACGGCCCTCTGGTCCGGCGCCGCCTCGGTCAGCGAGCTGCGCACGTTCCTGGAAGAGGGGTCTCGCGCGGTCGCCGATCGCACGGCCGCCTCCCTGCCCGCCGATCACCCCGATCGGCTCCTGGTCGAAGCCCGCCGCGCGCAGGCCGCCGGAGACTACGCGGCCGCCGCCGCAGCGTACGCACGCGCCCTCGACCGAGGCGGGCCGAGCTTCTCGCGGCGGAGCGAAGCCATCTACGGCCGCCTCCAGTCGCTCTACCGCAGCAAGGACCACGCGACCTGCGCCCGCTTCGGCCGCGAGCACCTCGCCGAAATCAAGGGCGCTGCGCAGCCCGCCGACTTCACCGGCTTCCTCTTGAGCTGCGCTGGTGCCTTGCCCGCCGACGCGGCCGCCGAGCAGCGCCTCGCGCGCGAGGCCGCCATCGCTCGCCTCCGCGCCCTCACCCGCGAGCCGCCCCAGGGCTCGACCCCCGACGACCGCGCCGACGCGCTGGGCATCCTCGCCGGTGCCCTCCAGGACACCGGCGACACCGCCGGGGCGCGGCAAGCGCAGGAGGCGCGGCTCGCCATCCTGGAGCAGGCCGCGCGCGAGGCGAAGTCGCCCGAGATGGCTGCCACCCACGACTACGCGCGGGCGCTCACCTACCTGGAACTCGGCCGCGGCGACGAGGCCATCGCCATGCTGACCGAGCGTGAGCGCCAGCTCCCCACACTCTACGAACCCCCGGCGCGCCTCGCGCAGGCGCTCTCCAAGCTCGGCCGCAACGACGAGGCCCTCGCCGCCGTGGACCGGGCCCTGTCCCGCTCCTACGGTCCACGCCGCACCGGCTACCTGAAGCTCAAGGCCCAGATCCAGGGCAAGCTCGGCGACACCAGGGGCGAGACCGCGACCTTGCGGGAAGAAGTGGCCGCCCACGAAGCGCTGGCCCCTGCCCTGCGGCGCGACGAAGCGCTCGCCGACGCCAAGCGCCGCCTCGCCGAAGCCGAGAAGAACGCCGGCGCCAAGCAGCGCCCCACCCCCAAGCGCAACTGA
- a CDS encoding endonuclease/exonuclease/phosphatase family protein, which produces MALFLSRRRRAPTSLQCAVGAGAVLASLLVALGCGGDGARTSPPAADAFRASFPAPPRADARAESPLPEAAAPAPARAPGPLRAGTFNAGLAVGVLSHAEARAEPVAHALATEPLDLLCVQEFWLEEHWQRLVESTAARLPNTYRLPPDPGGPMTCAPEDLGRLAACAAPCGGARDAARCALARCQRVLPTVSSGCLSCLGRDPRLSFAELSLGCVGDATSGQRGMQGGFFAYGGSFGTGLLTRARILERDALVFPSALARRGVLYARLDASIGEVHAFCTHLTADVGVVPHPGGGSWSEDHRREIDALLAFVERKAGRGPVILLGDLNTGPAVAPRISPRLPGHFQRLLAWGFQDPSAVSGAPGCTYCFDDPLSGGQGQRGTLIDHVLLRGLVGVTHQDLLRRPLELRVGEHVTTTGFSDHVGVVVEIAPPGG; this is translated from the coding sequence TTGGCGCTCTTTCTTTCTCGTCGGCGACGCGCACCGACGTCGCTGCAGTGTGCCGTCGGTGCGGGGGCTGTCCTCGCGTCGCTGCTGGTCGCGCTCGGCTGCGGCGGTGACGGTGCTCGGACGTCGCCACCAGCCGCCGACGCCTTCCGGGCATCCTTCCCGGCGCCACCGCGAGCGGACGCACGTGCGGAGTCTCCGTTGCCAGAGGCCGCTGCACCGGCGCCTGCGCGCGCACCTGGTCCGCTCCGTGCGGGGACGTTCAACGCGGGCCTCGCGGTCGGCGTCCTCTCCCACGCCGAGGCGCGGGCCGAGCCCGTGGCGCACGCGCTGGCGACCGAGCCGCTCGATCTCCTGTGCGTGCAGGAGTTCTGGCTGGAGGAGCACTGGCAGCGGCTCGTCGAGAGCACCGCGGCGCGCTTGCCGAACACCTACCGTCTCCCGCCTGATCCAGGCGGTCCCATGACCTGTGCCCCCGAGGACCTCGGGCGCCTCGCGGCCTGCGCCGCGCCCTGTGGAGGTGCCCGCGACGCTGCGCGCTGCGCGCTGGCTCGGTGTCAGCGCGTGCTGCCGACCGTCTCCAGTGGTTGCCTGAGCTGCCTTGGCCGTGATCCCCGCCTGTCCTTCGCGGAGCTTTCCCTGGGCTGCGTGGGCGACGCGACGTCTGGCCAGCGCGGGATGCAGGGGGGCTTCTTTGCTTATGGCGGTTCCTTCGGCACCGGGCTGCTGACCCGCGCCAGGATCCTGGAGCGCGACGCGCTCGTCTTCCCCTCGGCGCTGGCGCGGCGGGGCGTGCTCTATGCGCGGCTCGATGCTTCCATCGGGGAGGTCCACGCTTTCTGCACGCACCTCACGGCCGACGTGGGCGTCGTCCCGCACCCGGGTGGGGGGAGCTGGTCGGAGGATCATCGGCGTGAGATCGACGCGCTGCTCGCGTTCGTCGAGCGCAAGGCGGGGCGTGGGCCGGTCATCCTCCTCGGCGACCTCAACACGGGGCCAGCGGTCGCGCCCCGCATCTCTCCGCGCTTGCCAGGGCACTTTCAGCGGCTGCTCGCATGGGGCTTCCAGGACCCGAGCGCCGTGTCCGGAGCGCCGGGCTGCACGTACTGCTTCGACGACCCGCTCTCGGGTGGCCAGGGGCAGCGCGGTACGCTCATCGATCACGTGCTGCTGCGCGGTCTCGTCGGCGTGACGCACCAGGATCTGTTGCGCCGTCCGCTCGAGCTTCGGGTCGGAGAGCACGTCACGACGACGGGCTTCTCCGATCACGTCGGGGTCGTCGTCGAGATCGCGCCGCCCGGGGGCTGA
- a CDS encoding SPW repeat domain-containing protein, with translation MDQQVQRDVRSAISTAYGLMQHTRTQHAGGMARALGGLEDRLRYIEGRLGGPDSELLGPIDLSEEIAEIKAHMSEPVAPLVDQLNALIRDVHRLERRISRLASREIASRSLLGVLPLARVIPQDVHSVVDYASGLTAAAGIFARTPEARVCSALLGASAIGVAATTDYRLSVEKVIPIEAHEVIDYAWGASAIAAPFVLGYHRKDPIAAALHVFTGALSIVTALFTDYRAAAGVGRPGWR, from the coding sequence ATGGATCAGCAGGTTCAGCGAGACGTTCGCAGCGCCATCAGCACGGCGTACGGCCTGATGCAGCACACGCGCACCCAGCACGCTGGCGGGATGGCTCGCGCGCTGGGTGGGCTGGAGGATCGGTTGCGTTACATCGAGGGGCGGCTGGGAGGTCCGGACAGCGAGCTGCTGGGGCCGATCGACCTGTCCGAAGAGATCGCGGAGATCAAGGCGCACATGAGCGAGCCCGTCGCGCCGCTCGTGGACCAGCTGAACGCGCTGATCCGGGACGTCCACCGCCTGGAGCGCCGCATCTCCAGGCTGGCGTCGCGCGAGATCGCCTCCCGGTCGCTGCTCGGGGTGCTGCCGCTCGCGCGGGTCATCCCGCAGGACGTCCACTCGGTGGTGGACTACGCCTCCGGCCTCACGGCGGCCGCCGGGATCTTCGCCAGGACGCCCGAGGCCCGGGTGTGCTCGGCGCTGCTCGGAGCGTCGGCCATCGGGGTCGCGGCGACGACCGACTACCGGCTGAGCGTGGAGAAGGTGATCCCCATCGAGGCCCACGAGGTCATCGACTACGCCTGGGGGGCCTCGGCGATCGCCGCGCCCTTCGTCCTCGGCTACCACCGCAAGGATCCGATCGCCGCTGCGCTCCACGTGTTCACGGGCGCGCTGAGCATCGTCACGGCGCTGTTCACGGATTACCGCGCTGCCGCGGGGGTCGGTCGTCCAGGCTGGCGCTGA